The window CCATCCTCTTCAGCCCAAAGTCCGCACCGTTCTTAAGCCGTGTCCCCTCACCCCAGAATCCACACCGCCAGCGGCGCGAACACCGCCGTGAACACCCCCGCCAGGATCAGCGCCAGCCCGGCCATGGAGCCCTGCTCCTCGCCCTCCTCCAGCGCGGCGGCGGTGCCCTGCGCGTGGGACACGGTGCCCAGGGCCAGCCCCCGGGCCACGGGGTTGCGGATGCCCACGCGGCTCAGGAACACGGCCCCCATCAGCGAGCCCAGGGTGCCCGTGGCCACAACGAAGGCCGTGGCCAGAGGGGGGACGCCGTCGTACATGCGGGCGATCTCCACCGCGAAAGGGATGGAGACGCCCTTGGGCAGGATGGACATGACCACCTCGCGCGGGAGCCCCGCGAGCCTGGCGATTCCCCCGGCAGTGAGCATGGCCGTGAGCGCGCCAAGGCCGACGCTGGCCAGGATGGGCAAGGCGTAGAGCCTGAGCAGGCCGCGATGGCGGTAGAGGGGCACGGCCAGGCCCACGGTGGCCGGGCCAAGCAGGAAGGTCATGATGTCGCGCGCGGGGATGTAGTCGGCGTAGGGCATGTTCAGGCCCATGAGGACGGCGGCCACCACGGCGGAGCTGAGCACCACCACGTTGAGCAGGGGGTGGGGACGACGCAGGTAGAGCTTGCGCAGCAGGACGTAGGCCGCCAGCGTGAGCGCCACGAGCAGGGGGGTGGTCATATGTCGCACGGTTTGCCCCTGCGGTGCAGCCATTGGGTCACGAAGCCCACCAGCCAGAACGGGAGCAGCGAGCTCACGACCACGGCGGCCGTAAGCTCCAGCCAGTACTCCTTGAAGACTCCGCCCCATTCCATCAGGCCCACGGTGATGGGCACGAAGAAGAACACCAGGTGCCTGAGCAGGAAATCCGCCGCGTGGGAGACGTGCTCCAGCTTGACCACGCCCAGGCAGAGCAGGGTGAACAGCGCCACCACGCCCACCACGTTGCCTGGCAGGGGCAGGGCCACGGCCTCCACGAACCAGCAGCTGCCCCGGTAGACGGCCCAGAGGATGGCCGCCTGCCAGATGAACCTGAACACATTGCCGAGGGAAACGTCCTGCATGATGCGCCTCGCCCGATCAGCCTGTTGAATAATCCCCGCTGGCTGCGTCGGCCCGGAAAAGTCAAACCCTCGCCTACGCGAACTACTCTTCGGCATTGACTTTTTCTTGCGCCTTGCCCGCGAGTTTGTTGAACAGGCTGACATAAACGATTGCTGCAAGGGATGCCGCGCAGGGGTGGGCCTATCCGAGGCGCGCCCCAATTGCAACGCCGGAATGGCCGGAACCCGGCCCCGCCGTCAGTATCCCATGCTCACAAGCATGCGCCTGGGAGGCTCACCTGACTTCTTGTCGATGACCAGGCCCGTGCCCTTGCCTACCACGAAGCGCAGCGCGGCCCTGGTGAAGGGCTTGTCTGGGGAGTAGGCGCTGTAGAAATAGGCGTCGTCCCCCGAGGTGCGGCCGTTCCTGTCCAGCACCAGCCGCTCGGGTCCGCCGTCCAGGCTCAAGTAGGCCTTCAGGCCGCCGTTGTCCGCGTCGTTGAACACCTGGGGATGCAGCTTCAGCTCGATATAGGTCCGGGCCTCCTGCGAGCCGACAGCCAGACAGAACTCGCCGGGCGTGTCCTCGTAGGTGGTGATCTCGGCCCTGTCCGTGGCCGCCCCCAGGCCCTGCACATGGATGCGGCCGTCAGCAGTCCAGGCGCCGTAGAGCTCGCCGTCGTCTCCCAGAAGGGCCGGGCCTTTCCCGTCCGCAACCAGGCCGACGCGCGAAACGTGCCCGAACCCGTACCAGGGCCGGGCATCCAACTCCACGCCGCCCCCGGGCTTCAGGGCGATGGCCCGGGCCGCCAAGACGGCGATGACGGTGTTGCCCGCCCTGTTGGCGTGGAAATCGTAAGGGGAGTTGTAGAGCGGCACACCGTCCTGATGGTGGGCCGCCCGGAAGGCGGGCAGCAGGTCGATGGCGGCCACGCCGTCGCGGGCCAGAAGGGGGTTCAGATAAGCGGAAGGGGCCACCAGATCCTGCTGGACCTGCGTCTCGTCGGGCACCATGAGGAACAGGAAGCGCGCACCCGAGGCCTCCACGCTGTCGCGCAGCGCCAGAAGCCCGGCGTAGTACTTCTCCCAGCGGCAGGCCAGAGCCACAAGGCTGGCCTGGTCCAGCATGCCGGAATTCAGGGCCCCGGACTCCGCTTCGGACGGCCTGGGGCAGTAACGGCCCTCGTACCAGG of the Fundidesulfovibrio soli genome contains:
- a CDS encoding LrgB family protein; protein product: MTTPLLVALTLAAYVLLRKLYLRRPHPLLNVVVLSSAVVAAVLMGLNMPYADYIPARDIMTFLLGPATVGLAVPLYRHRGLLRLYALPILASVGLGALTAMLTAGGIARLAGLPREVVMSILPKGVSIPFAVEIARMYDGVPPLATAFVVATGTLGSLMGAVFLSRVGIRNPVARGLALGTVSHAQGTAAALEEGEEQGSMAGLALILAGVFTAVFAPLAVWILG
- a CDS encoding CidA/LrgA family protein; translated protein: MQDVSLGNVFRFIWQAAILWAVYRGSCWFVEAVALPLPGNVVGVVALFTLLCLGVVKLEHVSHAADFLLRHLVFFFVPITVGLMEWGGVFKEYWLELTAAVVVSSLLPFWLVGFVTQWLHRRGKPCDI